From the Billgrantia sulfidoxydans genome, one window contains:
- a CDS encoding bifunctional allantoicase/(S)-ureidoglycine aminohydrolase: MSQRTYYAPHGGHPPQTQLLSDRAVFTEAYAFIPKGVMRDIVTSNLPFWEQTRLWVLARPLSGFAETFSQYIMEVGPGGGSEKPELDPAAEGVLFVLEGEMTLTIAGERHEMTPGGYAFLPPGCHWQLRNESAAPVRFHWVRKAYEFVEGIEVPEAFVTNENDIAPSEMPDTEGRWATTRFVDPGDVRHDMHVNIVTFQPGGVIPFDETHVMEHGLYVLEGKAVYHLNQEWVEVEAGDFMWLRAFCPQACYAGGPGPFRYLLYKDVNRHAALRLGAR; encoded by the coding sequence ATGAGCCAACGCACCTATTACGCCCCCCACGGCGGACACCCGCCCCAGACCCAGCTGCTCTCCGACCGGGCGGTGTTCACCGAGGCCTACGCCTTCATCCCCAAGGGGGTGATGCGCGACATCGTCACCAGCAACCTGCCGTTCTGGGAGCAGACCCGGCTGTGGGTGCTGGCGCGCCCGCTCTCCGGCTTCGCCGAGACCTTCTCGCAATACATCATGGAGGTGGGGCCCGGCGGGGGCAGTGAGAAGCCCGAGCTCGATCCCGCCGCCGAGGGGGTGCTGTTCGTGTTGGAAGGCGAGATGACGCTGACCATCGCCGGCGAGCGCCACGAGATGACGCCAGGCGGCTACGCCTTCCTGCCGCCGGGCTGCCACTGGCAGCTGCGCAACGAATCCGCGGCGCCGGTGCGCTTCCATTGGGTGCGCAAGGCCTACGAGTTCGTCGAGGGCATCGAGGTGCCCGAGGCGTTCGTCACCAACGAGAACGACATCGCGCCGAGCGAGATGCCGGACACCGAGGGGCGCTGGGCCACCACCCGCTTCGTCGACCCCGGCGACGTGCGCCACGACATGCACGTCAACATCGTCACCTTCCAGCCCGGGGGAGTGATTCCCTTCGACGAGACCCACGTCATGGAACACGGCCTCTATGTGCTCGAGGGCAAGGCGGTGTACCACCTCAACCAGGAGTGGGTCGAGGTCGAGGCGGGGGATTTCATGTGGCTGCGCGCCTTCTGTCCGCAGGCCTGCTATGCCGGCGGCCCGGGGCCGTTCCGCTATTTGCTCTATAAAGACGTAAACCGCCACGCGGCGCTGCGGCTTGGTGCTCGCTAA
- a CDS encoding FadR/GntR family transcriptional regulator, whose product MSERPVSTNPARSPWDSLAESDIRSDGAKALARYVQGEIASGRFPPGHRLPTERELSERFGASRGAVRRVLGHFKSLGAITQVVGSGTFVSERAAELLPEPRSSASTAVSTSAGSMVKQVSPAQLMDARVLIEPQMVALIVRFATAADFARMDECLEHSESADSIEAFEHWDGALHQAFAEATHNSFFLRILELTNMVREEGEWGRLKRISLTSERRRRYETQHRAIVAALRDRDEEVARSLLEEHLLEVKQNLFGRG is encoded by the coding sequence GTGAGCGAAAGGCCGGTATCTACCAATCCAGCTCGGAGCCCATGGGACTCGCTAGCCGAGAGCGACATCCGCTCGGACGGGGCCAAGGCCCTGGCTCGCTACGTGCAGGGTGAGATTGCCAGCGGCCGCTTTCCTCCCGGTCATCGGCTGCCCACGGAGCGTGAGCTTAGCGAACGCTTTGGTGCCTCTCGCGGTGCGGTGAGGCGGGTGCTGGGGCACTTCAAGTCGCTGGGGGCGATCACCCAAGTCGTGGGCAGCGGCACCTTCGTCAGCGAACGCGCCGCTGAGCTGCTTCCCGAACCCAGGAGCAGCGCTTCAACGGCGGTATCGACGAGCGCCGGAAGCATGGTGAAGCAGGTGAGTCCGGCGCAGTTGATGGATGCCCGAGTGCTGATCGAGCCCCAGATGGTGGCATTGATCGTGCGCTTCGCCACGGCCGCCGATTTCGCTCGCATGGATGAATGTCTTGAGCACTCGGAATCGGCCGACAGCATCGAGGCCTTCGAGCATTGGGACGGTGCCTTACATCAGGCCTTTGCCGAAGCCACCCACAACAGTTTCTTCCTGCGTATCCTGGAGTTGACCAACATGGTGCGGGAGGAGGGCGAATGGGGGCGGCTCAAGCGGATCTCACTGACGTCCGAGCGACGCAGGCGCTACGAGACGCAGCATCGCGCCATCGTGGCGGCCCTGCGTGACCGCGACGAGGAGGTGGCTCGCAGCCTGCTCGAGGAGCATCTGCTCGAGGTGAAGCAGAATTTGTTCGGCCGCGGTTGA
- a CDS encoding aspartate/glutamate racemase family protein yields MRLRLINPNTTTAMTDKIGEAARRVAAPGTTVVATQPADGPVSIESHFDEAISAVGVAEEVLAGEREATDAYVIACFGDPGLLAARELTRAPVIGIAEAAFHMASLISTRFSVVTTLSRTAIIAEHLLEQYGFRHHCRRIRAAEIPVLDLEENGTAALARIIDECHRARDEDGIGAIVLGCGGMADLTETISREVGLPVIEGVTAAVKLAEALVGLGLGTSKHGDLAFPRPKAFSGRFERYSNLTPEL; encoded by the coding sequence ATGCGCCTACGCCTCATCAATCCCAACACCACGACCGCCATGACCGACAAGATCGGCGAGGCGGCACGACGCGTTGCGGCACCCGGCACCACCGTGGTGGCGACCCAGCCGGCCGATGGCCCGGTGTCGATCGAGAGCCACTTCGACGAAGCCATCAGCGCGGTGGGCGTTGCGGAAGAGGTACTGGCAGGCGAGAGGGAGGCCACCGACGCCTACGTGATCGCCTGCTTCGGCGATCCGGGCCTGCTGGCCGCACGCGAGCTGACCCGCGCCCCGGTGATCGGCATTGCCGAGGCGGCCTTCCATATGGCCAGCCTGATCAGCACGCGCTTCTCGGTGGTGACCACCCTGTCGCGCACCGCCATCATCGCCGAGCACCTGCTCGAGCAGTACGGCTTCCGCCATCACTGCCGCCGGATCCGCGCCGCCGAGATACCGGTGCTCGACCTGGAGGAGAACGGCACGGCGGCGCTGGCACGCATCATCGACGAGTGCCACCGCGCCCGCGACGAAGATGGTATCGGCGCCATCGTGCTGGGCTGCGGCGGCATGGCCGACCTGACCGAGACCATTTCCCGCGAGGTCGGCCTGCCGGTGATCGAGGGTGTCACGGCCGCGGTCAAGCTGGCCGAGGCCCTCGTCGGCCTCGGGCTCGGTACCAGCAAGCATGGCGACCTGGCCTTCCCGCGGCCCAAGGCCTTCAGCGGACGCTTCGAGAGGTACTCGAATCTCACACCCGAGCTCTGA
- a CDS encoding aspartate/glutamate racemase family protein produces MKLLVINPNISGDVTRLIESEARRSIRPGTELTLATAPFGVAYIETRAEAQVGGYAAMQVAAERYADHDAVVVAAFGDPGLAALREILPIPVAGMTESALVSACQRGSRFSVIAISQRIQAWYRETIAAYGFSERLASIRALDEPLAHIGTVQEDQGERLVALAERAVFHDGADVLILAGAPLAGLARSVAERLPVPALDGVTCAMHQAQAMVDLGAAAPTAGSFAPPPEKPCQGLPEPLARLMGRRTAAPVSTLG; encoded by the coding sequence ATGAAACTGCTGGTCATCAACCCCAATATCTCGGGCGACGTGACTCGCCTGATCGAATCCGAGGCGCGTCGCAGCATTCGACCGGGGACCGAGCTGACCCTGGCCACCGCCCCGTTCGGGGTGGCCTACATCGAAACGCGCGCCGAGGCCCAGGTCGGCGGCTATGCCGCCATGCAGGTCGCCGCCGAGCGCTACGCCGATCACGACGCGGTCGTGGTCGCGGCGTTCGGCGACCCGGGCCTTGCCGCGCTGCGCGAGATCCTGCCGATCCCGGTGGCGGGCATGACCGAATCGGCGCTGGTCAGCGCCTGCCAGCGAGGCAGCCGCTTCTCCGTCATCGCCATCTCCCAGCGCATCCAGGCCTGGTACCGCGAAACCATCGCCGCCTACGGGTTCAGCGAGCGGCTGGCCAGTATCCGCGCCCTCGACGAGCCGCTCGCTCACATCGGCACGGTGCAGGAGGACCAAGGGGAGCGCCTGGTCGCCCTGGCGGAGCGCGCGGTCTTCCACGACGGGGCAGACGTGCTGATCCTTGCCGGCGCCCCCTTGGCGGGCCTGGCGCGCAGCGTCGCCGAGCGCCTGCCGGTGCCTGCCCTGGACGGTGTCACCTGCGCGATGCACCAGGCCCAGGCGATGGTCGACCTCGGCGCCGCCGCCCCTACCGCCGGCAGCTTCGCACCGCCCCCCGAGAAACCCTGCCAGGGGCTTCCCGAGCCGCTCGCCAGGCTCATGGGACGGCGCACGGCAGCCCCCGTGTCAACGCTCGGTTGA
- a CDS encoding NCS1 family transporter, translating to MQHPTPHSTAADPASLAAAESGATKALGEESLAPQKTRIMGRTSYFLAWFGGCVSIGTFAMGSSVVGTLNLIQATLAIAIGCFVIGIALALNGAAGYKYGIPFMVQARSAFGFAGTRLPGLVRAVPAVVWYGFQSWIGAGALNMVSATLFGFDNLVFYFIAFQFLQIGLSVMGFQGIKWLENIGSAFILASLVYMFYATVQRYGDELSTSLLTMEGSWGMPFWGATMLFLGIYSTMMLNVSDYSREHKEGTGPGILTTIYAMSILPCTLFMGLIGYMVSEATGTADPIQVFANAVDNTPLLMTTLLFIAFAQVTTNVLNNVVPPTYVLMDVFKLKFTTSSVIVGLLAFATFPWKLVQPDSAAGLQLFVQTYSAFLGPIFAVLVVDYYLIRRRTLDLGKLYDENGPYQGVNKAALVATAVGIAAALTFSAVSWYASLIPAGLTYYLLMKHWAPCQRFRQ from the coding sequence ATGCAACACCCCACCCCACACAGCACGGCGGCCGACCCAGCCTCCTTGGCGGCGGCCGAGTCAGGCGCCACCAAGGCACTGGGCGAGGAGTCGCTGGCCCCGCAGAAGACCCGCATCATGGGGCGCACCTCCTACTTCCTGGCCTGGTTCGGTGGCTGCGTGTCGATCGGCACCTTCGCCATGGGCTCCAGCGTGGTCGGCACCCTCAACCTGATCCAGGCGACCCTGGCCATCGCCATCGGCTGCTTCGTGATCGGCATCGCCCTGGCGCTGAATGGCGCCGCCGGCTACAAGTACGGCATCCCCTTCATGGTGCAGGCGCGCAGCGCCTTCGGCTTCGCCGGCACGCGGCTGCCCGGCCTGGTGCGGGCCGTTCCCGCGGTGGTGTGGTACGGCTTCCAGAGCTGGATCGGCGCCGGGGCGCTGAACATGGTCTCGGCCACCCTGTTCGGCTTCGACAATCTGGTGTTCTACTTCATCGCCTTCCAGTTCCTGCAGATCGGTCTCTCGGTGATGGGGTTCCAGGGCATCAAGTGGCTGGAAAACATCGGCAGCGCCTTCATCCTCGCCTCGCTGGTCTACATGTTCTATGCCACGGTGCAGCGCTACGGTGATGAGCTCTCGACCAGCCTGCTGACCATGGAAGGCTCGTGGGGCATGCCGTTCTGGGGCGCCACCATGCTGTTCCTGGGCATCTACAGCACCATGATGCTCAACGTCAGCGACTATTCACGCGAGCACAAGGAGGGCACCGGCCCGGGGATCCTCACCACCATCTACGCCATGTCGATCCTGCCCTGCACGCTGTTCATGGGCCTGATCGGCTACATGGTCTCCGAGGCCACCGGCACCGCCGACCCCATCCAAGTCTTTGCCAACGCGGTAGACAACACGCCGCTGCTGATGACCACGCTGCTGTTCATCGCCTTCGCCCAGGTCACCACCAACGTGCTCAACAACGTGGTGCCGCCGACCTACGTGCTGATGGACGTGTTCAAGCTCAAGTTCACCACCTCTTCGGTCATCGTCGGCCTGCTGGCCTTCGCCACCTTCCCCTGGAAGCTGGTGCAGCCCGATTCCGCGGCCGGCCTGCAGCTCTTCGTGCAGACCTACTCAGCCTTCCTCGGCCCGATCTTCGCCGTCTTGGTGGTCGACTATTACCTGATTCGCCGCCGCACCCTGGACCTCGGCAAGCTCTACGACGAGAACGGCCCCTACCAGGGCGTCAACAAAGCGGCACTGGTCGCCACCGCCGTGGGCATCGCAGCGGCGCTGACATTCTCCGCCGTGTCGTGGTACGCCAGCCTGATCCCGGCCGGCCTGACCTATTATCTGCTAATGAAGCATTGGGCCCCCTGCCAGCGCTTCCGTCAGTGA
- a CDS encoding NCS1 family nucleobase:cation symporter-1: MKENELDIQRIDPTLYNADLAPLKHKDRNWGAFEIFNVWSNDIQSLFGYTLAASLFLSYGLNGWAVMAAIILAGVIVMVLVNLTGKPSVKYGIPFPVMVRASMGVRGANLPAMLRAIIGIFWYGVQTYFASTAVALLITALFGAGNGATFLGLSSVAWISFVIVWLFQIAIFWQGIERIKHFLNWAGPLVYVVMVALMIVVWYQAGDELLPAISTIFSADADRSGSAVAAFLAIVGTMVAYFAAVVINFGDFTRFVRTERQMKLGNLLGLPLNVAFFSFIALIITAGTLVLFGDALTNPADIVERVDSLPLTIVAALTFFAATVGINLVANFIPPAYDLANLFPSKISFKVGGLITAIVAFFVGALWVSVISQIGVPGFVNALGAIVAPFYGIIVVDYYLVKRQHLDMQQLFSSEPGSAYYYVKGWNTRALMAFGCAALFSISTVLVPALASLGGYGWMIGAALGGAFYYGLMLSHRPAAATPAI, encoded by the coding sequence ATGAAAGAGAACGAGCTGGACATCCAGCGTATCGATCCGACGCTTTACAACGCCGACCTCGCCCCACTGAAACACAAGGACCGCAACTGGGGGGCCTTCGAGATCTTCAATGTGTGGTCCAACGACATCCAGAGCCTGTTCGGCTATACCCTGGCGGCCTCGCTGTTCCTGAGCTATGGGCTCAACGGCTGGGCGGTAATGGCGGCGATCATTCTCGCCGGCGTCATCGTCATGGTGCTGGTCAATCTGACCGGCAAGCCCAGCGTCAAGTACGGCATCCCCTTCCCGGTCATGGTCCGCGCCAGCATGGGGGTGCGCGGCGCCAACCTCCCGGCCATGCTGCGCGCTATCATCGGTATCTTCTGGTACGGCGTGCAGACCTATTTCGCCTCCACCGCGGTAGCGCTGCTGATCACCGCGCTGTTCGGCGCCGGCAATGGGGCTACCTTCCTGGGACTTTCCAGTGTGGCCTGGATCTCGTTCGTGATCGTCTGGCTGTTCCAGATCGCGATCTTCTGGCAGGGCATCGAACGCATCAAGCACTTCCTCAACTGGGCGGGCCCGCTGGTCTACGTGGTGATGGTGGCGCTGATGATCGTGGTCTGGTACCAGGCCGGCGATGAGCTGCTGCCGGCCATCAGCACCATCTTCAGCGCCGACGCCGATCGCAGCGGTAGCGCCGTAGCCGCCTTCCTGGCCATCGTCGGCACCATGGTCGCCTACTTTGCGGCGGTGGTGATCAACTTCGGCGACTTCACCCGCTTCGTCAGGACCGAACGCCAGATGAAGCTCGGCAATCTGCTGGGGCTGCCGCTCAACGTGGCCTTCTTCTCGTTCATCGCGCTGATCATCACCGCCGGCACCCTGGTGCTGTTCGGCGACGCCCTGACCAACCCGGCCGACATCGTCGAGCGGGTCGACTCGCTGCCGCTGACCATCGTCGCCGCGCTGACCTTCTTTGCCGCCACCGTCGGCATCAACCTGGTGGCCAACTTCATCCCGCCGGCCTACGACCTGGCCAACCTCTTCCCCAGCAAGATCAGCTTCAAGGTGGGCGGCCTGATCACCGCCATCGTGGCCTTCTTCGTCGGCGCGCTGTGGGTCTCGGTGATCAGCCAGATCGGCGTGCCCGGCTTCGTCAACGCGCTCGGCGCCATCGTCGCGCCCTTCTACGGCATCATCGTGGTGGATTACTACCTGGTGAAGCGTCAGCACCTCGACATGCAGCAGCTGTTCTCCTCCGAGCCGGGAAGCGCCTACTACTACGTGAAGGGCTGGAATACCCGGGCGCTGATGGCCTTCGGCTGCGCTGCGCTGTTCTCGATCTCTACCGTGCTGGTGCCGGCGCTAGCCAGCCTCGGCGGCTATGGCTGGATGATTGGTGCCGCGCTCGGCGGTGCTTTCTACTACGGCTTGATGCTGAGCCACCGCCCGGCGGCTGCAACGCCGGCTATCTAA
- the puuE gene encoding allantoinase PuuE has product MRDSHDYPRDLIGYGRTPPHANWPGQARIAVQFVLNYEEGGENCVLHGDAGSEQFLSEIIGAAAYPDRHLSMESIYEYGSRAGVWRILREFERRGLPLTVFGVAMALERHPEVAHAFRELGHEIACHGYRWIHYQEVPEHVEREHLQRAMEIFQRLYGEKPQGWYTGRDSPNTRRLILDEGGFLYDSDYYGDDLPFWSRVTDSQGSEHDHLIVPYTLDSNDMRFAAPQGFNTADHFFTYLRDAFDVLYAEGEESPKMLSVGMHCRLLGRPGRFRALQRFLDHIEAHDRVWVTRRIDIARHWIEHHPAPAR; this is encoded by the coding sequence ATGCGTGATAGTCATGACTATCCCCGCGACCTGATCGGCTACGGCCGTACCCCGCCCCACGCCAACTGGCCGGGGCAAGCCAGGATCGCCGTACAGTTCGTGCTCAACTACGAAGAGGGTGGGGAGAACTGCGTCCTGCATGGTGATGCCGGCTCCGAGCAGTTCCTCTCCGAGATCATCGGGGCGGCCGCCTATCCCGATCGCCACCTCAGCATGGAGTCGATCTACGAGTACGGCTCGCGTGCGGGCGTGTGGCGCATCCTGCGCGAGTTCGAGCGTCGTGGCCTGCCGCTGACGGTGTTCGGTGTGGCCATGGCGCTGGAGCGCCACCCCGAGGTGGCGCACGCCTTCAGGGAGCTGGGCCACGAGATCGCCTGCCACGGCTATCGCTGGATCCACTACCAGGAGGTGCCGGAGCACGTCGAGCGCGAGCACCTGCAGCGCGCCATGGAGATTTTCCAGCGCCTCTACGGCGAGAAGCCGCAGGGTTGGTATACCGGCCGCGACAGCCCCAACACCCGGCGCCTGATACTCGATGAGGGCGGCTTCCTCTACGACAGCGACTACTACGGCGACGACTTGCCGTTCTGGAGCCGGGTGACCGACAGCCAGGGCAGCGAGCACGACCACCTGATCGTACCCTATACCCTGGACAGCAACGACATGCGCTTCGCCGCCCCCCAGGGCTTCAACACCGCCGATCACTTCTTCACCTACCTGCGCGACGCCTTCGACGTTCTGTACGCGGAAGGGGAAGAGTCGCCCAAGATGCTCTCGGTGGGCATGCACTGCCGGTTGCTCGGGCGCCCCGGCCGCTTCCGCGCCCTGCAGCGCTTCCTCGACCACATCGAGGCGCACGATCGGGTGTGGGTGACGCGGCGCATCGACATCGCGCGACACTGGATCGAGCACCACCCGGCGCCGGCGCGCTGA
- a CDS encoding TRAP transporter large permease, whose protein sequence is MTPAIVFSFLGLALLRMPLAFALGLASLVGLYVGGMDFSVLPQRMMHSVNSFPLMAIPLFMLAGELMVAAGILQRLVDFANSLIGRVHGGLAHVAIVAGMVLAAVSGAAVASASALGSSLVPSMRQQYDTGYSSAVVASAANLGAIIPPSNAMIVYALMAGSSVSVGGLFMAGVVPGILLAVGFMGLATFISMRRRYPLAGGEIGLKHVLVQTWRALPILLMPIVVVGGIVAGAFTPTEGAAIAVVYALFVGFFVTRKLRLADLPRAMFNAAVTAAMVGALIAFASTMTFAFTLDLIPMQLTGWLQDFTQDPLVFLLLVMALLIGVGMFIESNAAYIMLVPLLAPIALAYGIDPLLFGFLFVMNLVVGMMTPPVGVLLFVMCGISKISLNELMKSAWPFIVFQYAVLIACIAFPGLVTWLPRALGY, encoded by the coding sequence ATGACACCCGCCATCGTCTTTTCCTTCCTGGGGCTCGCCCTGCTGCGCATGCCGCTGGCCTTCGCCCTGGGCCTGGCCTCGCTGGTCGGCCTCTATGTCGGCGGCATGGACTTCTCGGTGCTGCCCCAGCGCATGATGCACTCGGTGAACAGCTTCCCGCTGATGGCCATCCCGCTGTTCATGCTGGCCGGCGAGCTGATGGTGGCGGCGGGCATCCTGCAGCGCCTGGTGGACTTCGCCAACTCGTTGATCGGCCGCGTGCACGGCGGGCTGGCCCACGTGGCCATCGTCGCCGGCATGGTGCTGGCCGCGGTCAGCGGTGCCGCCGTCGCCAGCGCCAGCGCGCTGGGCAGCTCGCTGGTGCCGTCGATGCGCCAGCAGTACGACACCGGCTACAGCAGCGCCGTGGTGGCCTCGGCGGCCAACCTGGGCGCCATCATCCCGCCCAGCAACGCCATGATCGTCTATGCGCTGATGGCCGGTTCCTCGGTCTCGGTGGGCGGGCTGTTCATGGCCGGCGTGGTGCCGGGCATCCTGCTCGCGGTGGGCTTCATGGGCCTGGCCACCTTCATCTCCATGCGCCGCCGCTACCCGCTGGCCGGCGGCGAGATCGGGCTCAAGCACGTCCTGGTGCAGACCTGGCGCGCCCTGCCGATCCTGCTGATGCCGATCGTGGTGGTCGGCGGCATCGTCGCGGGCGCCTTCACTCCCACCGAGGGAGCCGCAATCGCCGTCGTCTATGCGCTGTTCGTCGGTTTCTTCGTGACCCGCAAACTGCGCCTCGCCGATCTCCCTCGGGCGATGTTCAACGCCGCCGTCACCGCCGCCATGGTGGGCGCCCTGATCGCCTTCGCCTCGACCATGACCTTCGCCTTCACCCTCGACCTGATCCCCATGCAGCTGACCGGCTGGCTGCAGGATTTCACCCAGGATCCGCTGGTCTTCCTGCTGCTGGTGATGGCGCTGCTGATCGGCGTGGGGATGTTCATCGAATCCAACGCCGCCTACATCATGCTGGTGCCCCTGCTGGCCCCCATCGCGCTGGCCTACGGCATCGACCCGCTGCTGTTCGGCTTCCTGTTCGTGATGAACCTGGTGGTCGGCATGATGACGCCGCCCGTGGGCGTGCTGCTGTTCGTGATGTGCGGGATCTCCAAAATCAGCCTCAACGAGCTGATGAAGAGCGCCTGGCCCTTCATCGTCTTCCAGTATGCCGTGCTGATCGCCTGCATCGCCTTCCCGGGCCTCGTTACCTGGCTGCCTCGCGCCCTGGGCTACTGA
- a CDS encoding TRAP transporter small permease: protein MTPAWQRLEASASSPVKRHFLHGLALLDRTSYYAILVAMGMMTLLVSAQVFSRYVLSNSIDSADELSRLCFVWAIFLAIPHGIKVGIHVGIDALVTHLPGSLQRRLAQLMAWLSAAMMAALFWVSLGAAASKWQELMPTLPVTAAVFYIAVLVCAGHSCLHLVAQALRLEPLPSAPERPQGADS, encoded by the coding sequence ATGACACCCGCCTGGCAACGGCTGGAGGCGAGCGCCTCCAGCCCGGTCAAGCGCCACTTCCTGCATGGTCTGGCGCTTCTCGACCGGACGTCCTATTACGCCATTCTGGTCGCCATGGGCATGATGACGCTGCTGGTCTCGGCCCAGGTATTCAGCCGCTACGTGCTGTCGAACTCCATCGACTCGGCCGACGAGCTCTCCCGGCTGTGCTTCGTGTGGGCGATCTTTCTGGCCATCCCCCATGGCATCAAGGTCGGCATCCACGTGGGCATCGATGCCCTGGTGACCCATCTTCCCGGCTCGCTGCAGCGGCGGCTCGCCCAGCTGATGGCCTGGCTGAGCGCCGCCATGATGGCCGCCCTGTTCTGGGTCAGCCTCGGCGCGGCGGCCAGCAAGTGGCAGGAACTGATGCCGACGCTGCCCGTCACCGCCGCCGTCTTCTACATCGCCGTGCTGGTCTGCGCCGGCCACAGCTGCCTGCACCTGGTGGCCCAGGCCCTGCGCCTGGAGCCGCTGCCCAGCGCGCCCGAGCGACCCCAAGGAGCCGACTCATGA
- a CDS encoding GntR family transcriptional regulator, translating into MTMEGAALLGRRRITTPSLAEEAYEALHDLIVHGRLAPGQRLSEPELCEQLGISRTPLREALKMLAADGLVTLRRNRNAQVSLIEPEELKHLFEVEAGLESLAASLAAKRMTNTELKRLETLQERLERLLEKGDRNAYFELNQRIHGLIVSGAKNPVLEETHRSLLGRLERARYLALDHLGRWEESTREHREILEALKARDSDLARRLLADHVQHTGDAIAAINRPRH; encoded by the coding sequence ATGACGATGGAAGGTGCCGCCCTGCTCGGGCGACGACGCATCACGACCCCCTCGCTGGCAGAGGAAGCCTATGAGGCGCTGCACGACTTGATCGTTCATGGGCGCCTGGCACCCGGCCAGCGCCTCAGCGAGCCGGAGCTGTGCGAGCAGCTCGGCATCTCGCGCACGCCGCTGCGCGAGGCCTTGAAGATGCTGGCCGCCGACGGTCTGGTGACCCTGCGCCGCAATCGCAATGCCCAGGTCTCGCTGATCGAGCCGGAGGAGCTGAAGCACCTCTTCGAGGTGGAAGCCGGGCTGGAGAGCCTGGCCGCCAGCCTCGCCGCCAAGCGCATGACCAACACCGAACTCAAGCGGCTGGAGACGCTCCAGGAGCGCCTGGAGCGGCTGCTGGAGAAGGGCGACCGGAACGCCTATTTCGAGCTCAACCAGCGCATTCACGGGCTGATCGTGTCCGGGGCCAAGAACCCGGTGCTCGAGGAGACCCACCGCAGCCTGCTGGGCCGGCTGGAGCGGGCACGCTACCTGGCGCTGGATCATCTCGGGCGCTGGGAGGAGTCCACGCGTGAGCACCGCGAGATCCTGGAAGCGCTCAAGGCCCGGGACAGCGACCTCGCCCGCCGCCTGCTGGCGGATCACGTCCAGCACACCGGCGATGCCATCGCCGCCATCAACCGCCCTCGCCACTGA
- a CDS encoding ureidoglycolate lyase: MLELKAEPLTPEAFAPFGDVIDTRTADYFHINAGRTRRYHDLARVETLGEQARALISIFVSQPVSIPLELDFLERHPQGSQAFMPLHEERFVIVVAPPGETIDPAEVRAFVTDGRQGVNYRAGTWHAIQSVLEREGEFLVLDRGGEGNNCDEYPLALRVTLD; encoded by the coding sequence ATGCTGGAGCTCAAAGCCGAGCCGTTGACGCCTGAGGCCTTCGCGCCCTTCGGCGATGTCATCGACACCCGCACGGCGGACTACTTTCACATCAACGCGGGGCGCACCCGGCGCTACCACGACCTGGCCAGGGTCGAGACCCTGGGCGAGCAGGCGAGGGCGCTGATCAGCATCTTCGTCAGCCAGCCCGTGTCGATCCCGCTGGAGCTCGACTTCCTCGAGCGCCATCCCCAGGGCAGCCAGGCCTTCATGCCGCTGCACGAGGAGCGCTTCGTGATCGTGGTGGCGCCGCCGGGCGAGACCATCGACCCGGCCGAGGTGCGCGCCTTCGTCACCGACGGGCGCCAGGGCGTCAACTACCGCGCCGGCACCTGGCATGCCATCCAGTCGGTGCTCGAGCGTGAAGGGGAATTCCTGGTGTTGGATCGCGGCGGTGAAGGCAACAACTGCGACGAGTACCCGCTGGCGCTGCGCGTCACCCTGGACTGA